Proteins from a single region of Lachnospiraceae bacterium:
- a CDS encoding DNA polymerase III subunit alpha, giving the protein MPFVHLHVHTEYSLLDGSSKIKEIVKQAKALGMNSLAITDHGVMYGVIDFYKACKEEGIHPVLGCEVYVAQGSRFQKEDRSDAKYDHLVLLAENEQGYRNLMALVSKGFLEGFYYKPRIDFELLKEYHEGLIALSACLAGVVARPLLNISYEKAKEVAQKYKELFGPEHFYLELQDHGIPSQTQVNQGLLRMSKELDLPLVATNDVHYTYQEDKEAHDILLCIQTAKKVQDTDRLRYEGDYYLKSAEEMAALFPYAPEAIANTQKIADRCQVEIRFHERKLPIYEVPEGYTASAYLRKLCEEGLQERYLKGENAQPEKEQEIRQRMEYELSVIESMGFVDYFLIVWDFIYFARQRGIKVGPGRGSGVGSVVAYCLYITSVDPLKYNLIFERLLNPERVSMPDIDTDFCYRRRQEVIDYVVEKYGKEQVAQIVTFGTMAARLVIRDVGRAMDLPYSEADRIAKMIPNELHMTIDGALEKNPELREAYEEDETIRKLIDMSRRLEGLPRHTSTHAAGVLISRTATMEYVPLSANDGNVTTQYTMNTLEELGLLKMDFLGLRTLTVIQDAVDMIEATEHKKIDIDAIDMEDSEVYQMIGAGKTDGVFQLESGGMTSFMRELKPENLEDIIAGISLYRPGPMDFIPKYLAGKKDPSAIQYQTPLLEPILNTTYGCIVYQEQVMQIVRDLAGYTMGRSDLVRRAMSKKKADVMAKERQNFVFGNPEENVEGCISRGIPQQVAETIFDEMTDFAKYAFNKSHAAAYAVVAYQTAWLRYHYPIEFMASILTSVIEHPGKVISYIQSLKNMGVELLPPDINEGYSGFSVSLSGGVKKVRYGLSSIKNVGKTLIDRMVEERTQNGPFKSLTDFCRRMQELDLNKRAMENLIKAGAFDSFGAERSQYMQAYPLIMNAAVQWKKNMLSGQMDLFGMGGEEEAAEETRDPLPNIPPFPDGLRLSYEKEVLGIYLTGHPLASDEELWRSHITHFASDFQHKEEDEEGGYDDQQSRLIDGQEVVIGGLIMDKTVKSTKNNKMMAFITVEDLYGSVEVLIFPNRYEQYRHLLQEDSKIFVKGKVSLEEEEDSKLICDYIAPFEKADEIHQTPGRYRRSAAEGVQAAAPKQAPPAQKPSLLWLRFASKEEWEAKQAQVCNLLTADPGGYEVRIFLTAEQLRMRAPSQYNTAASEGTLLRLRQLLGDANVVL; this is encoded by the coding sequence ATTCCTTTTGTTCATTTACATGTACATACGGAGTATAGTCTGCTGGACGGCTCTTCAAAGATCAAAGAGATTGTAAAACAGGCAAAAGCACTGGGGATGAACAGCCTTGCCATTACGGATCATGGCGTTATGTATGGCGTGATCGATTTTTATAAGGCCTGTAAAGAAGAGGGGATTCATCCTGTGTTAGGCTGTGAGGTCTATGTGGCGCAGGGCAGCCGTTTTCAGAAGGAGGATCGCAGCGATGCCAAGTACGATCATTTGGTGCTGCTGGCTGAAAATGAACAGGGGTATCGCAACTTAATGGCGCTAGTTTCAAAAGGGTTTTTAGAGGGGTTTTACTACAAGCCGCGTATTGACTTTGAGCTGCTTAAAGAATATCATGAGGGGCTGATTGCGCTGAGCGCATGTCTGGCAGGCGTTGTGGCAAGGCCGCTTTTGAATATATCCTATGAAAAAGCCAAAGAGGTTGCGCAAAAATATAAAGAATTGTTTGGACCGGAACATTTTTATCTGGAACTGCAGGATCATGGAATTCCCTCTCAGACGCAGGTCAATCAGGGACTGCTGCGAATGAGCAAGGAGCTGGATCTGCCGCTGGTTGCTACAAATGATGTGCATTATACCTATCAGGAGGATAAGGAAGCACATGATATTCTTTTATGCATTCAGACTGCTAAAAAGGTTCAGGATACGGACCGCCTGCGGTATGAAGGGGATTATTATTTAAAAAGCGCGGAGGAAATGGCGGCGCTTTTTCCCTATGCGCCGGAGGCCATTGCCAATACGCAGAAGATTGCGGATCGGTGTCAGGTAGAAATTCGTTTTCATGAGCGTAAGCTGCCCATATATGAGGTGCCCGAGGGATATACGGCGAGCGCATATCTGCGCAAGCTTTGCGAAGAAGGACTGCAGGAGCGCTATCTTAAGGGAGAAAATGCACAGCCGGAAAAGGAGCAGGAGATTCGTCAGCGGATGGAGTATGAGCTGAGCGTAATTGAAAGCATGGGCTTTGTGGATTATTTCTTAATTGTATGGGACTTTATCTATTTTGCGCGTCAGCGCGGCATCAAGGTCGGGCCAGGCCGGGGGTCAGGCGTTGGCAGCGTGGTGGCCTATTGCTTATATATTACGAGCGTGGATCCGCTGAAATATAATCTGATTTTTGAGCGGCTGCTGAACCCTGAGCGGGTGAGCATGCCGGATATCGATACCGATTTTTGCTACCGCAGAAGGCAGGAAGTGATTGATTATGTGGTAGAAAAATACGGAAAAGAGCAGGTGGCGCAGATCGTCACCTTTGGTACGATGGCAGCGCGGCTGGTCATCCGCGATGTGGGGCGAGCGATGGACCTGCCGTATAGCGAGGCAGACCGAATTGCTAAAATGATCCCGAATGAGCTGCATATGACGATCGATGGGGCGCTTGAGAAGAATCCGGAGCTGAGAGAGGCCTATGAAGAGGACGAGACGATCCGGAAGCTGATCGATATGTCGCGCAGGCTGGAGGGGCTTCCGCGCCATACCTCAACGCATGCGGCAGGGGTGCTTATTTCGCGCACGGCCACTATGGAATATGTACCGCTGAGCGCCAACGACGGCAATGTGACGACGCAGTATACGATGAATACGCTGGAGGAGCTGGGGCTTCTTAAGATGGACTTCTTGGGGCTCCGTACGCTGACGGTGATTCAGGATGCCGTGGATATGATCGAGGCTACCGAACATAAGAAGATTGATATCGATGCGATCGATATGGAGGACAGCGAGGTATATCAGATGATCGGCGCTGGAAAGACGGACGGCGTTTTTCAGCTGGAGAGCGGCGGGATGACTTCATTTATGCGCGAGCTGAAGCCGGAAAATCTGGAAGATATCATTGCCGGAATCTCTTTGTACCGTCCGGGACCGATGGATTTTATCCCTAAATATCTGGCGGGGAAAAAGGACCCCAGTGCGATTCAGTATCAGACGCCGCTTCTGGAGCCTATTCTCAATACGACCTATGGCTGCATTGTATATCAGGAGCAGGTGATGCAGATTGTGCGGGATCTTGCCGGCTATACGATGGGGCGTAGCGATCTGGTGCGGCGGGCGATGTCTAAGAAAAAGGCAGATGTGATGGCCAAGGAGCGTCAGAATTTTGTATTCGGAAATCCAGAGGAAAATGTAGAGGGGTGTATTAGCAGAGGAATTCCGCAGCAGGTAGCGGAGACGATCTTTGACGAAATGACGGACTTTGCTAAGTATGCGTTTAATAAGTCTCATGCAGCTGCCTATGCAGTGGTGGCGTATCAGACGGCGTGGCTGCGGTATCATTATCCAATAGAGTTTATGGCATCCATATTGACATCCGTGATAGAACATCCCGGAAAGGTGATCAGCTATATCCAGAGCCTCAAAAATATGGGAGTTGAGCTGCTGCCGCCGGATATCAACGAGGGCTACAGCGGCTTCTCGGTATCGCTGAGCGGGGGCGTCAAAAAGGTGCGCTATGGCCTTTCTTCTATTAAAAATGTGGGCAAAACGCTGATCGACCGGATGGTTGAGGAGAGAACGCAAAATGGTCCCTTTAAGAGCTTGACTGATTTTTGCCGGCGGATGCAGGAGCTGGATTTGAATAAACGAGCGATGGAAAACCTGATCAAGGCGGGAGCCTTCGATTCGTTTGGCGCTGAGCGCAGCCAGTATATGCAGGCATATCCATTGATTATGAATGCGGCCGTGCAGTGGAAGAAGAATATGCTGAGCGGGCAGATGGACTTGTTTGGCATGGGCGGCGAGGAGGAAGCGGCAGAAGAGACGAGGGATCCGCTGCCGAATATTCCGCCGTTTCCGGATGGCCTGCGGCTTTCGTATGAAAAAGAGGTGCTGGGGATCTATCTGACGGGGCACCCGCTGGCCAGTGATGAAGAGCTGTGGCGCAGTCATATTACGCATTTTGCTTCGGATTTTCAGCATAAGGAAGAGGATGAAGAGGGCGGATATGACGATCAGCAGAGCCGGCTCATCGATGGGCAGGAGGTTGTGATCGGCGGCCTGATTATGGATAAAACGGTCAAATCAACGAAAAACAATAAAATGATGGCCTTTATCACGGTAGAAGACTTGTATGGCAGCGTGGAGGTTTTGATTTTTCCCAATCGGTATGAGCAGTACCGGCATCTTTTGCAGGAGGATAGCAAGATCTTCGTTAAAGGTAAGGTGAGTCTGGAGGAGGAAGAAGACAGCAAGCTGATCTGCGATTATATCGCACCGTTTGAAAAGGCGGATGAGATCCATCAGACACCGGGGCGTTACCGCAGGTCTGCCGCGGAGGGAGTGCAGGCTGCAGCACCAAAGCAGGCGCCGCCGGCGCAAAAACCTTCTTTGTTATGGCTCAGATTTGCTTCTAAAGAGGAGTGGGAAGCCAAGCAGGCTCAGGTGTGCAATCTGCTGACGGCCGACCCGGGGGGATATGAGGTGCGGATCTTCTTAACGGCCGAGCAGCTGAGAATGAGAGCGCCAAGTCAATATAATACGGCGGCATCCGAAGGGACGCTTCTGCGTCTGCGGCAGCTGCTGGGAGATGCCAATGTTGTATTATGA
- the aroB gene encoding 3-dehydroquinate synthase, with protein sequence MKEIKVQVQVKPAAYQLLIGHDLFTELAEQLRKSPLATRYAVITDSVVGPLWAGALLSALENEGLAAEKFVFPAGEAYKTRETKELLENQLLERGFGRDTAVLALGGGVVGDVAGYVAATYMRGVPVIQIPTTTLAMADSSIGGKTGVDTPYGKNLIGAFHHPAQVYMDMKTLTTLDERNYRAGLAELVKHGFIKDLSILDFVQAHKELILKRDAAVLEQLFEKNCAVKNDVVSRDDQEKGLRQILNYGHTMGHAVEVGSKFDLIHGECVAIGMVFAARLACQKGICSREWAIRQRTILEELGLPVDLPAALEAEEVLRLMRMDKKVRQGQIQFVLPTQPGEVIFGAAVSEKEIIEAMKGDRL encoded by the coding sequence ATGAAAGAAATTAAAGTACAGGTACAGGTCAAACCGGCAGCATATCAGCTGCTGATCGGGCATGATTTATTTACAGAGCTGGCAGAGCAGCTGCGGAAATCTCCTTTGGCCACGCGATATGCCGTCATCACAGATTCCGTGGTAGGACCGCTTTGGGCCGGCGCATTGCTATCTGCCTTAGAAAACGAAGGCCTTGCGGCCGAAAAATTTGTGTTTCCGGCAGGAGAGGCATATAAGACGAGAGAGACAAAGGAGCTGCTGGAGAACCAGCTGCTGGAGCGCGGCTTTGGCCGCGACACGGCGGTATTGGCGCTGGGCGGCGGTGTTGTCGGCGATGTTGCCGGATATGTGGCGGCCACCTATATGCGCGGCGTACCGGTGATTCAGATCCCAACGACAACCTTGGCGATGGCGGATTCCAGCATCGGCGGCAAAACCGGTGTGGATACGCCGTATGGAAAGAATCTGATCGGCGCCTTCCATCATCCGGCGCAGGTCTATATGGACATGAAGACGCTGACAACGCTTGATGAGCGAAATTATCGGGCAGGGCTGGCAGAACTGGTCAAGCATGGGTTTATTAAAGATCTTTCGATACTGGATTTTGTGCAGGCGCATAAGGAGCTTATTTTGAAACGCGATGCAGCCGTGCTCGAGCAGCTGTTTGAAAAAAACTGTGCGGTTAAAAACGACGTGGTATCGCGGGATGATCAGGAAAAAGGACTGCGGCAGATTTTAAATTACGGGCACACAATGGGGCATGCAGTTGAAGTGGGAAGCAAGTTTGATTTGATCCATGGAGAGTGTGTGGCAATCGGCATGGTCTTTGCCGCTAGGCTGGCCTGCCAAAAAGGCATCTGCAGCAGAGAATGGGCCATCCGACAACGGACGATTCTGGAAGAGCTGGGGCTCCCCGTCGATTTGCCAGCTGCGCTGGAGGCGGAGGAGGTGCTGCGCCTGATGAGAATGGATAAAAAGGTGCGGCAGGGGCAGATTCAGTTTGTGTTACCGACGCAGCCGGGAGAGGTGATTTTCGGGGCGGCGGTTTCAGAAAAAGAAATCATAGAGGCGATGAAAGGAGACAGGCTATGA
- a CDS encoding 6-phosphofructokinase, with amino-acid sequence MAKEIRTIAVMTSGGDAQGMNPCIRAVVRSALNKGLKVKGIMKGYSGLLNGDIVDMTAASVGNIINKGGTILYTARCLEFIDPDPDKAAAAHKAAADKAKEHGIDGLVVIGGDGSWKGAQKLSKYGINVVGVPGTIDRDIACTEYTIGFDSAVNIALEAVIRLRDTSASHERCSVIEVMGRHCGEIALWAGLCGGADAILIPERPESANIEYILKVIKENRARGKNHNIIVVAEGVGHSQELAKEIERITGIESRATVLGHVQRGGAPTALDVKHASMMGAYAVDLLVAGANNRVVAYRDGEYVDYDIDEALAMERKPSLDIADVNSRISTYN; translated from the coding sequence ATGGCGAAAGAAATTCGCACCATTGCTGTTATGACGAGCGGCGGTGATGCACAGGGGATGAATCCGTGTATCCGTGCAGTCGTAAGAAGCGCCTTAAATAAAGGGTTAAAAGTAAAGGGGATCATGAAAGGCTATAGCGGCCTTTTGAATGGAGATATCGTAGATATGACCGCGGCTAGCGTGGGCAATATCATCAATAAAGGCGGTACGATCTTGTATACGGCGCGCTGCCTGGAATTTATCGATCCGGATCCGGATAAGGCGGCGGCAGCGCATAAGGCGGCTGCGGATAAAGCGAAGGAGCATGGCATCGACGGTTTGGTCGTGATCGGCGGCGACGGTTCGTGGAAGGGCGCGCAGAAGCTTTCTAAATATGGAATCAATGTAGTAGGCGTACCCGGAACGATTGACCGTGACATTGCCTGTACGGAATATACAATTGGCTTTGACAGTGCTGTCAATATTGCGCTGGAGGCTGTGATCCGTCTGCGCGATACCTCTGCTTCTCATGAGCGCTGTTCCGTTATCGAGGTGATGGGACGCCACTGCGGTGAGATTGCGCTTTGGGCTGGTCTGTGCGGCGGTGCGGATGCCATTTTGATTCCGGAGCGTCCGGAGTCCGCCAACATAGAGTATATTTTGAAGGTCATCAAAGAAAACCGTGCACGCGGCAAGAATCATAACATCATCGTGGTTGCCGAAGGCGTCGGACATAGCCAGGAGCTGGCAAAAGAGATCGAACGGATCACCGGCATTGAGTCCCGTGCGACCGTGCTGGGGCATGTGCAGCGAGGCGGAGCTCCCACGGCGCTCGACGTCAAGCATGCGTCCATGATGGGAGCCTATGCAGTTGACCTCTTGGTAGCCGGCGCAAACAACCGCGTGGTGGCTTATCGAGATGGCGAATATGTGGATTATGATATTGACGAGGCATTGGCCATGGAGCGTAAGCCCTCGCTGGACATTGCGGATGTCAACAGCCGAATTTCCACCTATAACTAA
- a CDS encoding AraC family transcriptional regulator has protein sequence MNMLKQLNAAIDYIEANLCAELDFNTAAEIACITTDSFIRFFSYMTGMTLTEYIRRRRLTLAAQELRYGKMPVIDIAIKYGYDSATAFSRAFAKQHGITPSAYRRNGGSLKIYSPASFHIIIKGAKEMNFRMIELNDIEVYGISKQYENQGYKTREELRHSMWSDTCDDVPAQLCEGRWNQKGNIAYDGTWYGVWQDGKYMIAREKPDVKTDKLEMVKIPAGTYAAFTTECGTLAWEEFPKLFELIYDSWLPTSEYKLKSDLAIEVLHLWTDYNMRKENRYYEVWIPVELK, from the coding sequence ATGAATATGTTGAAGCAACTAAACGCAGCCATTGATTATATTGAGGCTAATTTGTGCGCAGAATTAGATTTTAATACGGCAGCCGAAATCGCATGCATTACCACAGACAGCTTTATTCGTTTTTTCAGCTATATGACTGGTATGACGCTGACCGAGTATATAAGACGCAGACGTCTGACTCTTGCAGCACAGGAGCTGCGCTATGGAAAAATGCCTGTCATTGACATTGCTATAAAATACGGATACGACAGTGCAACCGCCTTTTCACGAGCCTTTGCGAAGCAGCATGGCATTACACCATCAGCGTATCGCAGAAACGGCGGCTCCCTCAAGATATATTCACCTGCTTCCTTTCACATTATCATCAAAGGAGCAAAGGAAATGAATTTCAGAATGATTGAGTTAAATGACATCGAGGTTTACGGCATCTCAAAGCAGTATGAAAATCAAGGATATAAGACACGGGAGGAACTGCGTCACTCTATGTGGTCAGATACTTGCGATGATGTTCCCGCTCAGCTATGCGAAGGACGCTGGAACCAAAAAGGAAACATAGCTTATGATGGAACATGGTACGGCGTATGGCAAGACGGCAAATACATGATCGCACGAGAGAAACCGGATGTTAAGACAGATAAACTGGAGATGGTTAAAATTCCTGCCGGTACCTACGCTGCTTTTACAACAGAGTGCGGAACACTGGCGTGGGAAGAATTTCCGAAATTATTTGAACTGATATATGATTCGTGGCTTCCTACCTCAGAATATAAGCTAAAATCTGATCTCGCAATCGAAGTTTTGCATCTTTGGACTGACTATAATATGAGAAAAGAAAACAGGTATTACGAGGTATGGATTCCCGTGGAATTGAAATGA